AGGGCTATAAAATGATTAGTTGAAAAGATGGCATAACTTTACAATGGTGATTGATGAAAGGGtcttatggggaaaaaaaaaaacttcctttaCATGCTGCCATGTGTAGCATTTACATGAGTGTGTTTGATGCTTTCCATCTCAAATCAACATGATGAAATTAGcttagaaagaagaaattctttTGAGGTTTACGATTTATCTTAAGCCCTAGAGATGTGTGATATCTCAAGTTTATTAGCAGCTTTAACCATTGTCTACATTGGTGAAACATCTCTTAGAATCTAATTGTCGTCGTTTATTCCAGTGGTTGGAAGATAATGACAAACGAGTGGCTTGATGCTGCAGCAATTATTGCCGGTAATGAAACTAAGAGTTTATATATAGAATGTCTTCCTCTTCAATTATCCATCCTTCAATTTACACTTTTATAACTATTTTCTTAATGTTTCCTGTGCAGAAGGTCCTGTAGACTCTAACGCCTCCACTGTTTTTGATGAGAAAGGGCTCCCTTCTCCTCCATTGGATGAAGGGGCTCTCTTTGCATCAAAAACTCCAATAAAGCTCTCACAGGTATAGGCTCTGTTAGCTTTTGAGGCTGTGTCACAGTTTTTTGTTAGCTTTTGAGGTTCGATTATAGTTTTGGATTTTATGGTGATTTACTGATTGAAAGCTGATTCTTTGTGCTTTTTAACCGGCCTGATGCAAAGTTCTTTGATGGCATCGATGACGATGGAAGTGAGTTATAAAACCTTAGTTTTATTCAGTATAGCTTCTTGCTTTGGAACTTAAATTTTAGGTTTGTTATGTTCTTTGCAGATTTTGAACTCAACATGGAGTATGACAAGAATCTTGAAAGTGGAACAAAACCCCTGCCAGGAAACCAAAATAGTACCAAGCATAACTCACCGCTTCCCATGGAGGCCACTACACCTATCCATGACAAGAAGCACCAGCTGACACAGCAACAATCTGTCATTAAATTAACTAGTAATACTGAAACATCAAATACTATATCTAAGAAAGGAAGAACTCATAATTTGAATTTGGAGCAAAAGGTCAATAACGAAATAGAGTTCCAGAACAAGAAGAAAATCCATAATAGCCCATCAACCAGTGAACAAGATGTAAGTATCATGACTATGAACTTTTTGCAGTTTTCAACTTCAAGCCTCCATCTCCATCTCATCCACGATCTTCTTCCAGAAATCTAGGCTTTTAGATGATGCTGCAGTCCAAGCGAAACTGAATGCTACAAAGAGGAAACTTCAAGCTTGTTACCAACAAGCTGAGAATGGTTTGTGTAGTACCACTGTCTTTTGGTTTTTTCGGTTTGGGAATTATAGCTTTTCACTCTTACATGgactttgaatttttcttattctttgttCTGCTCCAGCAAAAATGCAAcggaaaacaaaatttgtggATTTGCATGAACTTCCTAAACAAAGGCTTCGTCGTAAAAAACCATATTCAAAATGCTAGACTTATTTCGGGCATTTGACAAATGGAAGGCACTAACTACTTCATCCTGTGGGATTGGGCATATCATatgttttaccttttttttccaGACAATGTAAGTCAATAATGGAACAAAACATataacttgtttctttgcaGTGACTTGACCCTACTGGTGTGGGAAATGGATATATCTGAGTTTTGAATTAGCCAAGGGGCTAGTTATACTGTTGAAACCTGATTGCATTGCCAGATTATTTCATGTAGATACAGGAAAGTTTTCCAGAGCTTTAGCTCAGGAAGACATATAAGACTATTTTACATTGAAATCAGTAGATtatagaaaagataaaaataaataaaaaatcttccGTGAATGAGAACATTTTTGCAAACAAAAACCTCTCACAAACTATTCCAAGGTGGGAATCCACCTTGGAATTCCCTGTCTACCAATTTTGCTCTCTAGATAACCAGCTTTGATTTTTGAGATGATATAATGTGTATGCAATAACATTTGCTGGTGAAGAGAAGATTTACTGCTGTTGTTTGCTGTATCACATCATTGTAGAGATGAATACTTGGCTGAAGAATTCAACAATGCAGAAGATTATATCTATTCAATAATATGTGCTGGTCAGTGAGAAATAGCCCCAGTTTAACATAGAAAATCTCATCTGCATGACTACATTGTGTGTACGTATGTTCAACTGAGTTTAACCTCAATATAAAATGATACATATGAATTATTACGTACCGCTCAACATATTGAAGTAGCATTTTCATACTCATCTTTGTCACTACATTTTCTGAGTGTGGTTTTAGTTGAATAAATATTTCAAGATAAATGTTTTACTGTCTCTCTATCACCTGTTTCAGTGTCCTGTCTCC
The DNA window shown above is from Quercus lobata isolate SW786 chromosome 7, ValleyOak3.0 Primary Assembly, whole genome shotgun sequence and carries:
- the LOC115951602 gene encoding probable mediator of RNA polymerase II transcription subunit 26b — its product is MEKVITMKDKSFSYWRDYFQGVNCSIFEIIENAIIVAATDHPNEFKLQRGQIVEKLYSCQAGTQCCGQNHNELAMLNETNNGNFNDEHAIVMANTRLTSNAADLEVGGSEQSKVDSSSDQTEMNTTQESKYSYSEAEALTDEIDEESEIFLEVLRTKEILENSQDESETVLLESLRKLQLMVHSVEVLQATNIGRTVNALRRHRSKQIRKFIQTLINGWKIMTNEWLDAAAIIAEGPVDSNASTVFDEKGLPSPPLDEGALFASKTPIKLSQFFDGIDDDGNFELNMEYDKNLESGTKPLPGNQNSTKHNSPLPMEATTPIHDKKHQLTQQQSVIKLTSNTETSNTISKKGRTHNLNLEQKVNNEIDFQLQASISISSTIFFQKSRLLDDAAVQAKLNATKRKLQACYQQAENAKMQRKTKFVDLHELPKQRLRRKKPYSKC